DNA from Drosophila gunungcola strain Sukarami chromosome 3L unlocalized genomic scaffold, Dgunungcola_SK_2 000002F, whole genome shotgun sequence:
GAAGTGCCGGAACGGCCCCAATGCCAACTGCCCCTGAAACCAGAACTGCATTTCCCTACGCTATTATTAAATGTTAGTTAACTTAATTGACCACTCTGTTCACGTGTAGCGGCTCCTGTTTGTAAGCCATTCCCGAATGCGAGTCGAGTGCCTCTGTAGTCTCTAGTATCAGCCCTCGGATCAGGATCAGGCTGTTAGTACTTAAGCGAACGTGTCATAAATGTATCGAGATCTGAAGATCTGAAGTTTTAGCCGTAAGCGCACCACCGCACTCTGCACCGCCCTATTATATGTGGGTGGTGCACCGATAAGTTTATGCATGTATctgtatataattttaatgtatatgAGAAATCACTGCacaaataaatgcattttctgATTTGAATCGGTGATATTTATTGAGGGTTTActggaaatttaataaaaatataaactttctGGTGGACATGTGCAAATTTTAAGTCGCCGAGGCTATTCAAAATAAAGTGGGTGACGAACTTTAAGACGATCATTTGGCCAAACTAAAATTACCACTCCGTCAAAAtcattttgcaaatttaaatatttaatatcaaaCGTCAATTGAAacggttttaaaaaatatgtaacatATATCAATAATTCTTATTCCATTACTAATATTTCGACCATGACTGTAACTTTACATTAACGGAACTGATTTAGCGAAGTTTCCCACCATGTGGCATACATACTACAGCGGAATATTAAGAATTAATACCATTATCAACTCTGGTCACACTCCTAAACAGCAAcccacaaacaaacaaaaatattgcaGCACAATAGAATTATTATCAGTATTAATTAAAGGGAACACCACCAGCATAATTTAAACCGTGTCAACTCTGCGACACCAATAACAATTGAACATTACGAATCTTCTGGAAAATCCCAGAAGCATGCAGTGACGTCactggcaaaacaaaaagaaaactgcGCAGAAAATAAACAAGGGAAATCCGTTTAGGCAAGGTCGATGGAAAAAGGGGCGGGGATTTTAAAGAAACTGATCCCCCAGATTTCACTTTTACCACAATTATAAACTGATTACAAATCGAAGTGCAGCGAGTTCAACGTATTCAGTTCACGATGACACGCGGCGATGAGAAACTGCCTCTCAAACAGGCGGAGATCTCCATACAAAGGTTTCTGGATACGGCGGTAAGTCGTGTACTCTATACTCCTATAAAGTTATagaatttaactatttaaccCCCCTTTAGATACCTCACCATCTGAGCCTTTTGAAAAACCATCGCAGCAATATAGAAAAGAGTCTGGCCCTTGGCGACTGgcaaaaaatcaagaaagagGAACTCAATGCCATGCGGGTTATCAAACAGATCAAGAATCTGCTCCTGGAAATGGATGCACTGCGCGAAAAAGTGCGGGAGGAGGATCTGGAACGCTTTGATGACCTCATGCGTCCTGGCAAAGACGAAGCCTTTGCTGGCATGAAGGAATTCGCAGGTTAGTTAGGGTGTCCCCCTCAAAATACACAGGTGTTTCACAAAATGGTCGCTTTTGCAGAACTCCAACTGAAGTCACCTACCTCCACCTTAAGTTCCCAGTACGACGAGGACCAGGATGTGACAGCGCAGGAGGTGGAGATGAGCAGTTTACCTGCCCACCGACACATACCGCAGCTGCAGCTCAATTTCCAGCCCGAGGAGCACCAGTTGGCCCAGCGACAGGCCTGTCTGGATCAGATGGAAAACCTGCAAAGGGAGATCTACGATCTGCACGGCATGTTCCATGGAATGCGGCAACTGACTGCCGAGCAATCGGTGGCGGTGGAGAAGATCGCAGACAATGCCGAGGAAGCTCTGGAAAATGTTCAACAAGGCGAATTGAATCTGCGCCGAGCGCTCACCTACAAGAAGGCCATGTACCCCGTTATGGGAGCTCTTCTCGGAACCTGTGTGGGTGGACCCATTGGCCTGGTAGCGGGCATGAAAGCTGGAGGATTGGCTGCCGTGGGCTGTGGCATCCTGGGCTTCACCGGTGGCTCTGTGCTCAAGGCCAATCCCAATGTAATGCACGGCAATATcgaggaggagcaggcggAGCCAGATAGCGAGTCGACCGAACGACTGGAGCTCAAAGAGAAGCCGGAATGACCTGCCGGAGAAGGCGGCCCTCGATCCGCATCCACGGCACTGGCCACTACGCACATCTGGTCGGCGAATACGCGACGTTTGGAGGCAGCCACCAGCGGTGTGATAAGCAGTGTGCGCAGCTATTGTTCCGTTCAGTAGAGATTTTACACCGATTTTAGTTCAATATCCCCCATTTTGTGATTTTCCATGTGCAAAGGCAACAACTCCATTATGTTTCTAGTTTAAGCGTTggatattttgatattcacaTGACTCCGCAACTGTGTGTAGATTTTAAGGCTTTAATATGCAATAATAACTCGTAGCTTTAACAACTATATGGTTGgttgtttgctttgctttgaaATGGAAAGTGTTTTGGTTAGTTAAAACTTGTGAAGgctttaatttgaatatataaactCTTAGCTATAACATATTTGTAGAAAAGGCCTACAAAATCACCTAAACTAAGCGAGGACTTAAAAGCTATGTTAAGATACCAGTTGGGTAATCCTGTCACCCGGTTTTAAAGAGGTACATTAACTGTGGTCCAGGCCTGTTTGAAGTTCTTCTTCTGGGAGTGTTGCTTCTTCCTAAGGCGCTTGGCggtcttcttcttcttgaaCCACGCAGGATAATTGCCGTACTGATCCTTGAGAGTCTTGCTGTTGAAAACGTGTTCCACGCCTGTATTTTCATTGGTCACCTTGACCTTTTCACCCTTCTCCAGACTCTCCTGGTGCTCGTAGATCAGTTCCTGCTCCTCCTTGGATTTGGCCTCCTGGAAAAGGATATAAGAAGGGGTTTTAGTAAGGTTTAGTAATAAACACTAAGGGGGAATTTACTATAAAGTTATTTATGGGTAAGGTaagttatacatatatacacagGTAGGGAGAAAATAAGTATATACagaaaataagagaaaataaatatatacaggTACCCTGATACCATCAAAAACTTCACAGAACTCACCCTCTTGAGCTCCTTGGAGGTCTTAACTTCGACCACATCGCTGATATCCTTCATGATCTCATTTCCATCGGCATCCAGGAGTCCCAGAGTTTTCTTCAGGCGAATTAACTCCTTAGCTTCATAGCGCGccttctttattttattcatttcatCGCGGCGCTTTCGAGAACGATTATTTCGTcccattttgtttatatatgcaCAAAAAGTACGAAAATGTCAAGAAATTGCGtttaatttgccaaaaacGTAAACACGTGCGTTCTAGAGGCGGTTGATTGAGAGTGCCCGTACGTCTAAATAATACCAGGATTTGGAATTTCTTTTTAGTATTTTGTACCTCGAACATTTTTGACTCTTTAATACTGTTCtagtatttagttttaaaatcactgctcaaaataacgtttttttttaaatatttaaatttaaatatttaaatttaattttaaactatttttaagttaaatagaggaaattttatttttttggctaGCCTTGTTCATAAAATTATAAGGTTTAGTTTAGCTAGTCAGCtatttttttaccaatatttacttgatttttatattaatatttttgattgcAATAGTGTTTCAATGCTTTGccttttcataaaattatcgaattgttaattaattgttatcTTAACGTTTACGatctctttaaaaaaagtagtttttaaaaacaatctaaattgttgcttttatgagttttgtatctttaaaatgtattcttttaagaatataaacaAAGCTTTTGTGGTTTTCTTTATGTTTCCCCCCTCtacccatttttatttatccctctctttatttatttacccagTTACTCTCTTCCCATCTCTCAGAATGCAATAtgatttttgtatacaaaCAAAATCAGCTGCTAAAGAGAGGAAATGAGAGGCTTGCAAATtacgaaaaaatataaaattaagtgGTGGTTTCTTCAATAGGAACATGGAATACCCTTTGCTTACTTTTTGTaaatgcaacattttttttttaaatttgtttagtacttaaagtataaaac
Protein-coding regions in this window:
- the LOC128257539 gene encoding syntaxin-17-like; this translates as MTRGDEKLPLKQAEISIQRFLDTAIPHHLSLLKNHRSNIEKSLALGDWQKIKKEELNAMRVIKQIKNLLLEMDALREKVREEDLERFDDLMRPGKDEAFAGMKEFAELQLKSPTSTLSSQYDEDQDVTAQEVEMSSLPAHRHIPQLQLNFQPEEHQLAQRQACLDQMENLQREIYDLHGMFHGMRQLTAEQSVAVEKIADNAEEALENVQQGELNLRRALTYKKAMYPVMGALLGTCVGGPIGLVAGMKAGGLAAVGCGILGFTGGSVLKANPNVMHGNIEEEQAEPDSESTERLELKEKPE
- the LOC128257540 gene encoding protein LLP homolog; translation: MGRNNRSRKRRDEMNKIKKARYEAKELIRLKKTLGLLDADGNEIMKDISDVVEVKTSKELKREAKSKEEQELIYEHQESLEKGEKVKVTNENTGVEHVFNSKTLKDQYGNYPAWFKKKKTAKRLRKKQHSQKKNFKQAWTTVNVPL